In the Sarcophilus harrisii chromosome 1, mSarHar1.11, whole genome shotgun sequence genome, one interval contains:
- the ARRDC3 gene encoding arrestin domain-containing protein 3 isoform X3, with the protein MVVPKAAIYQTQAFYAKGKMKEVKQLVANLRGESLSSGKTETWNGRLLKIPPVSPSILDCSIIRVEYSLMVYVDIPGAMDLFLNLPLVIGTIPLHPFGSRTSSVSSQCSINMNWLGLSLPERPEAPPSYAEVVTEEQRQSHLAPMSAYDDFERALQGPLFAYIQEFRFLPPPLYSEIDPNPDQQTDDRPSCPSR; encoded by the exons ATGGTGGTGCCAAAGGCAGCCATTTACCAAACACAGGCCTTCTATGCCAAAGGGAAAATGAAGGAAGTAAAACAACTTGTGGCCAATTTACGAGGGGAATCCTTGTCATCTGGGAAGACAGAGACCTGGAATGGGAGACTGCTGAAAATTCCACCAGTTTCTCCTTCAATTTTGGACTGTAGTATAATCCGGGTGGAATATTCACTAATG GTTTATGTGGATATTCCTGGAGCCATGGACTTATTTCTTAATTTGCCACTCGTCATCGGTACTATTCCTCTGCATCCATTTGGTAGCAGGACGTCCAGTGTCAGCAGCCAGTGTAGCATAAATATGAACTGGCTTGGTCTATCCCTACCTGAAAGACCTGAag CACCACCCAGCTATGCCGAAGTTGTGACGGAGGAGCAGAGGCAGAGCCATCTTGCGCCCATGAGTGCCTATGACGATTTTGAGCGGGCTCTCCAAGGACCACTGTTTGCGTACATTCAGGAGTTCCGGTTTCTGCCGCCACCGCTTTATTCAGAG attGATCCCAATCCAGATCAACAAACAGATGACAGACCATCTTGCCCCTCTCGTTGA